In Scatophagus argus isolate fScaArg1 chromosome 3, fScaArg1.pri, whole genome shotgun sequence, one genomic interval encodes:
- the sh2d5 gene encoding SH2 domain-containing protein 5 isoform X1, with the protein MGEAPVREDGTVTRSAEYVGSFPVDDHCLDDQIEQLHAQLKSLKTCRRRRPVSIKFSIRGVKMYDEDETTLLMAHALHRVSLSTARPIDAQFAFVSHNPGSSDTQLYCHVFQARHARAAQFLNLLLCRCFQLSYLEKHPEEAQEDSVGSMPRRNPSLLNHGFPLSVSALVSFRRAPFRGLLLGTKKKNQKSSDDQHSSQDEVFPTSSPSLMRKKAIRTKVLRSGAYRSFTFTPLKQRSVQEQLNASQEKDRDKTPAKRSRAPSLAESEEALAQAVWCWAGIATDSSYSLLADDVLGSYLLCPHPKKPNCGSLIIRLHSGLVTHLIENTRKGKFLLEKHKTEFSSIAELIDHYTNTQDELPYLLSCARVNHCYEWEESTCKQQAVKPQESLTKAKIKSTHRKEWV; encoded by the exons ATGGGTGAAGCCCCAGTCAGAGAAGATGGTACAGTGACGCGATCAGCAGAG TATGTGGGCTCATTTCCTGTGGATGACCACTGTTTGGATGACCAGATAGAGCAGCTGCACGCTCAGCTGAAATCCCTTAAA ACATGCAGAAGGAGGAGGCCTGTATCCATAAAATTCTCCATCAGAGGAGTGAAAATGTATGATGAAGATGAAACG ACACTCCTGATGGCTCATGCTCTGCATAGAGTGTCCCTGTCCACCGCCCGACCCATCGATGCCCAGTTTGCTTTCGTCTCCCACAACCCAGGCAGCTCTGACACCCAGCTGTACTGCCATGTCTTCCAAGCTAGGCATGCCCGAGCA GCACAGTTCCTGAACCTACTGCTTTGCCGCTGTTTCCAGCTGTCTTATTTAGAAAAGCACCCAGAGGAGGCCCAAGAAGACTCTGTTGGCTCGATGCCTCGTCGCAACCCCTCCCTGCTCAACCATGGCTTCCCTCTCAGTGTCAGTGCCCTGGTGTCCTTCAGAAGAGCTCCTTTCCGAGGGCTGTTGCTGGGAACTAAG aagaagaatcaaaaGTCTTCAGATGACCAGCACAGCAGCCAAGATGAAGtcttccccacctcctccccctccctgaTGCGCAAGAAAGCCATCCGCACTAAAGTACTGCGCTCTGGGGCTTACCGCTCCTTCACTTTCACGCCGCTCAAACAGCGTAGCGTTCAGGAGCAACTGAATGCTTCACAAG aaaaggaccGAGACAAGACACCGGCGAAGCGATCTCGCGCTCCGAGCTTGGCCGAAAGCGAAGAAGCATTGGCTCAAGCAGTGTGGTGTTGGGCTGGTATCGCAAC tgacaGCAGCTATTCCCTACTTGCAGATGATGTTCTGGGATCATATCTTCTGTGTCCACATCCTAAAAAACCCAACTGTGGCTCTCTCATCATTCGCTTACACTCTGGGTTAGTCACCCATCTCATTGAAAACACTCGTAAAGGGAAATTCCTGCTGGAG AAACACAAGACTGAATTCAGTTCCATAGCAGAACTGATTGATCACTACACAAACACTCAGGATGAGCTGCCGTATTTGCTGAGCTGTGCCCGAGTAAACCACTGTTATGAGTGGGAGGAAAGTACTTGCAAGCAGCAGGCTGTAAAGCCACAGGAGAGCCTGACCAAAGCCAAAATTAAAAGTACCCACAGAAAGGAATGGGTTTGA
- the sh2d5 gene encoding SH2 domain-containing protein 5 isoform X2: MGEAPVREDGTVTRSAEYVGSFPVDDHCLDDQIEQLHAQLKSLKTCRRRRPVSIKFSIRGVKMYDEDETTLLMAHALHRVSLSTARPIDAQFAFVSHNPGSSDTQLYCHVFQARHARAAQFLNLLLCRCFQLSYLEKHPEEAQEDSVGSMPRRNPSLLNHGFPLSVSALVSFRRAPFRGLLLGTKKKNQKSSDDQHSSQDEVFPTSSPSLMRKKAIRTKVLRSGAYRSFTFTPLKQRSVQEQLNASQEKDRDKTPAKRSRAPSLAESEEALAQAVWCWAGIATDSSYSLLADDVLGSYLLCPHPKKPNCGSLIIRLHSGNTRLNSVP, encoded by the exons ATGGGTGAAGCCCCAGTCAGAGAAGATGGTACAGTGACGCGATCAGCAGAG TATGTGGGCTCATTTCCTGTGGATGACCACTGTTTGGATGACCAGATAGAGCAGCTGCACGCTCAGCTGAAATCCCTTAAA ACATGCAGAAGGAGGAGGCCTGTATCCATAAAATTCTCCATCAGAGGAGTGAAAATGTATGATGAAGATGAAACG ACACTCCTGATGGCTCATGCTCTGCATAGAGTGTCCCTGTCCACCGCCCGACCCATCGATGCCCAGTTTGCTTTCGTCTCCCACAACCCAGGCAGCTCTGACACCCAGCTGTACTGCCATGTCTTCCAAGCTAGGCATGCCCGAGCA GCACAGTTCCTGAACCTACTGCTTTGCCGCTGTTTCCAGCTGTCTTATTTAGAAAAGCACCCAGAGGAGGCCCAAGAAGACTCTGTTGGCTCGATGCCTCGTCGCAACCCCTCCCTGCTCAACCATGGCTTCCCTCTCAGTGTCAGTGCCCTGGTGTCCTTCAGAAGAGCTCCTTTCCGAGGGCTGTTGCTGGGAACTAAG aagaagaatcaaaaGTCTTCAGATGACCAGCACAGCAGCCAAGATGAAGtcttccccacctcctccccctccctgaTGCGCAAGAAAGCCATCCGCACTAAAGTACTGCGCTCTGGGGCTTACCGCTCCTTCACTTTCACGCCGCTCAAACAGCGTAGCGTTCAGGAGCAACTGAATGCTTCACAAG aaaaggaccGAGACAAGACACCGGCGAAGCGATCTCGCGCTCCGAGCTTGGCCGAAAGCGAAGAAGCATTGGCTCAAGCAGTGTGGTGTTGGGCTGGTATCGCAAC tgacaGCAGCTATTCCCTACTTGCAGATGATGTTCTGGGATCATATCTTCTGTGTCCACATCCTAAAAAACCCAACTGTGGCTCTCTCATCATTCGCTTACACTCTGG AAACACAAGACTGAATTCAGTTCCATAG
- the sh2d5 gene encoding SH2 domain-containing protein 5 isoform X3 translates to MGEAPVREDGTVTRSAEYVGSFPVDDHCLDDQIEQLHAQLKSLKTCRRRRPVSIKFSIRGVKMYDEDETTLLMAHALHRVSLSTARPIDAQFAFVSHNPGSSDTQLYCHVFQARHARAAQFLNLLLCRCFQLSYLEKHPEEAQEDSVGSMPRRNPSLLNHGFPLSVSALVSFRRAPFRGLLLGTKKKNQKSSDDQHSSQDEVFPTSSPSLMRKKAIRTKVLRSGAYRSFTFTPLKQRSVQEQLNASQGGPSVHKALSRVRELIRKGPRQDTGEAISRSELGRKRRSIGSSSVVLGWYRN, encoded by the exons ATGGGTGAAGCCCCAGTCAGAGAAGATGGTACAGTGACGCGATCAGCAGAG TATGTGGGCTCATTTCCTGTGGATGACCACTGTTTGGATGACCAGATAGAGCAGCTGCACGCTCAGCTGAAATCCCTTAAA ACATGCAGAAGGAGGAGGCCTGTATCCATAAAATTCTCCATCAGAGGAGTGAAAATGTATGATGAAGATGAAACG ACACTCCTGATGGCTCATGCTCTGCATAGAGTGTCCCTGTCCACCGCCCGACCCATCGATGCCCAGTTTGCTTTCGTCTCCCACAACCCAGGCAGCTCTGACACCCAGCTGTACTGCCATGTCTTCCAAGCTAGGCATGCCCGAGCA GCACAGTTCCTGAACCTACTGCTTTGCCGCTGTTTCCAGCTGTCTTATTTAGAAAAGCACCCAGAGGAGGCCCAAGAAGACTCTGTTGGCTCGATGCCTCGTCGCAACCCCTCCCTGCTCAACCATGGCTTCCCTCTCAGTGTCAGTGCCCTGGTGTCCTTCAGAAGAGCTCCTTTCCGAGGGCTGTTGCTGGGAACTAAG aagaagaatcaaaaGTCTTCAGATGACCAGCACAGCAGCCAAGATGAAGtcttccccacctcctccccctccctgaTGCGCAAGAAAGCCATCCGCACTAAAGTACTGCGCTCTGGGGCTTACCGCTCCTTCACTTTCACGCCGCTCAAACAGCGTAGCGTTCAGGAGCAACTGAATGCTTCACAAGGTGGGCCAAGTGTTCACAAAGCGCTTTCAAGAGTCAGAGAGTTGATTAG aaaaggaccGAGACAAGACACCGGCGAAGCGATCTCGCGCTCCGAGCTTGGCCGAAAGCGAAGAAGCATTGGCTCAAGCAGTGTGGTGTTGGGCTGGTATCGCAAC tga
- the kif17 gene encoding kinesin-like protein KIF17 isoform X2 gives MGSESVKVVVRCRPLNDREKALCSKMVLSMDLHRCQCFIEKPGAADEPPKQFTFDGTYFIDQTTEQMYNEISYPLVEGVTEGYNGTIFAYGQTGSGKSFTMQGVSEPAAQKGVIPRAFEHIFESIQCAENTKFLVRASYLEIYNEEIRDLLGSDTKQRLELKEHPEHGVYVRDLSMHTVHSVGECERIMEQGWRNRAVGYTLMNKDSSRSHSIFTIHLEICSTDASGQDHLRAGKLNLVDLAGSERQSKTGATGERLREATKINLSLSALGNVISALVDGRSKYIPYRDSKLTRLLQDSLGGNTRTLMIACLSPADNNYEESLSTLRYANRAKSIQNRPRINEDPKDALLREYQEEIKKLRALISGQLGSTNLASLLAGQDEASPAVPSRPQSSTTEAEKEKIKEEYERRLAKLQAEYNAEQESKAKLQEDITALRSSYESKLFDLEKARASRGSSVLKNTNRKSSALNKEPSSASSSCTIQVTEEELCHSTEPMCHSTPGDSSLTEPAVPCAAVGVQKDLDGDGLGDSPDITTEGPLDQEHVLERLKQLEQEVVGGEQARNKELQQRHRQRKNLADQRKVQLICALSENSEESENVLLNVYNSIQEEVHAKSQVLVKVQGKLKAAKLEIRDLQAEFEVERNDYLAAIRRLEREGQLLHSLLERMVPLVRRDCNYSNLDRLKKEAVWDEDSATWRLPDVMVQKTTLPSVAPKLPARRGSAADVGDPFMQVEEDRYKEMLDRSDSENIASSYFKSKRASQLLGREAAKGHAIHSPPLVNGAAHLTVSGSTTNPPVGSRPFRLESLDVPVSNGKVKRKKSKSHIHNEGI, from the exons ATGGGCTCTGAGTCAGTGAAGGTGGTGGTCAGGTGCAGGCCACTCAATGACAGGGAGAAGGCTCTTTGCTCTAAGATGGTGCTGTCCATGGACCTGCACCGCTGTCAGTGCTTCATAGAGAAGCCTGGGGCAGCAGATGAGCCACCCAAACAGTTCACATTTGATGGGACCTACTTTATTGATCAAACTACTGAGCAGATGTACAATGAGATTTCCTATCCCCTGGTTGAG GGTGTCACAGAGGGATACAATGGTACAATTTTTGCCTATGGACAAACTGGAAGTGGGAAGTCGTTCACCATGCAGGGAGTGTCTGAGCCTGCAGCCCAGAAGGGGGTCATTCCACGAGCCTTTGAACACATCTTTGAGAGTATTCAG TGTGCAGAGAATACAAAATTCCTGGTGAGGGCCTCCTACTTGGAAATTTACAATGAAGAAATCCGAGACCTTTTGGGAAGTGACACCAAGCAGAGATTGGAG CTGAAAGAGCATCCAGAGCATGGGGTGTATGTGAGGGACCTCTCCATGCACACTGTGCACAGTGTGGGGGAGTGTGAGAGGATCATGGAGCAAGGCTGGAGAAACCGGGCAGTGGGCTACACACTGATGAACAAAGACTCCTCCCGCTCACACTCCATCTTCACTATCCATTTAGAAATCTGCAgcacag ATGCATCTGGTCAGGACCATCTACGAGCAGGTAAACTCAACCTTGTAGACCTGGCAGGAAGCGAACGTCAGTCTAAAACCGGTGCTACCGGTGAGCGACTCCGCGAGGCCACCAAGATCAACCTCTCCCTCTCGGCCCTGGGGAACGTCATCTCTGCACTGGTGGACGGACGCTCTAAATACATCCCCTACCGGGACTCCAAGCTGACCAGACTGCTGCAGGACTCTCTGGGAGGAAACACACGCACCTTGATGAtcgcctgtctctctcctgcagACAACAACTATGAGGAAAGCCTGAGCACGCTGCGCTATGCCAACCGAGCCAAAAGCATTCAGAACAGGCCACGTATCAATGAGGACCCCAAGGATGCTCTGCTCCGAGAGTATCAGGAGGAGATTAAAAAGTTGCGGGCCCTCATCTCGGGTCAGCTGGGCTCGACTAATCTTGCGT CTCTGCTGGCTGGTCAGGATGAAGCATCTCCCGCTGTTCCTTCAAGGCCACAGTCTAGCaccacagaggcagagaaggagaagattAAAGAG GAGTACGAACGGAGGCTGGCCAAGTTGCAGGCTGAGTATAATGCGGAGCAGGAATCCAAAGCAAAGCTGCAGGAGGACATAACTGCCCTCCGCTCTTCCTATGAATCCAAGCTTTTTGATCTGGAGAAGGCTCGTGCCAGCAGGGGGAGCTCTGTCCTAAAGAATACGAACAGAAAATCATCTGCCCTTAACAAAGAACCTT CATCAGCGAGCTCGAGCTGTACGATACAGGTCACTGAGGAAGAGCTCTGCCACAGCACTGAACCCATGTGTCACAGTACACCCGGAGACTCTTCCCTCACTGAG CCTGCTGTGCCTTGTGCAGCAGTCGGGGTCCAAAAGGATCTAGATGGAGACGGGCTCGGAGACTCACCTGACATCACCACTGAAGGACCTCTGGACCAGGAACATGTACTGGAAAg ACTGAAGCAGCTGGAACAGGAGGTGGTGGGAGGGGAGCAGGCCAGGAAcaaggagctgcagcagaggcaCCGGCAGAGGAAGAACCTTGCTGACCAGAGAAAAGTCCAGCTTATCTGTGCTCTGTCAGAGAACAGTGAGGAGagtgaaaatgtgctgttgAATGTCTACAACTCTATACAGGAAGAGGTTCATGCCAAAAGCCAAGTGTTGGTCAAGGTCCAAGGCAAG CTGAAAGCAGCCAAACTGGAGATCCGTGACCTGCAGGCAGAGTTTGAGGTGGAGAGGAATGACTACCTGGCAGCTATCCGGCGGCTGGAGAGGGAGGGCCAGTTACTGCACAGCCTGTTGGAACGCATGGTGCCCCTGGTGCGGCGTGACTGCAACTACAGCAACCTGGACCGCTTGAAGAAAGAAGCTGTCTGGGATGAGGACAGCGCCACCTGGAGGCTGCCAGATGTGATGGTGCAGAAAACAACACTACCTTCAG TGGCTCCAAAACTTCCAGCCCGCAGAGGTTCGGCTGCTGATGTTGGCGATCCATTCATG caaGTGGAGGAGGACAGGTACAAGGAAATGCTGGACCGCAGTGACAGCGAGAACATCGCCAGCAGCTACTTCAAGTCAAAAAGAGCAAGCCAGCTACTGGGACGTGAAGCTGCCAAGGGACACG CCATCCACTCTCCTCCCCTGGTTAACGGGGCGGCCCACCTCACTGTGAGTGGCTCCACCACAAACCCGCCTGTTGGCTCACGGCCCTTCCGCCTGGAGTCATTAGATGTCCCGGTGTCCAATGGTAAGGTGAAGcgcaaaaaaagcaaatctcACATCCATAATGAGGGGATTTAA
- the kif17 gene encoding kinesin-like protein KIF17 isoform X1 — protein MGSESVKVVVRCRPLNDREKALCSKMVLSMDLHRCQCFIEKPGAADEPPKQFTFDGTYFIDQTTEQMYNEISYPLVEGVTEGYNGTIFAYGQTGSGKSFTMQGVSEPAAQKGVIPRAFEHIFESIQCAENTKFLVRASYLEIYNEEIRDLLGSDTKQRLELKEHPEHGVYVRDLSMHTVHSVGECERIMEQGWRNRAVGYTLMNKDSSRSHSIFTIHLEICSTDASGQDHLRAGKLNLVDLAGSERQSKTGATGERLREATKINLSLSALGNVISALVDGRSKYIPYRDSKLTRLLQDSLGGNTRTLMIACLSPADNNYEESLSTLRYANRAKSIQNRPRINEDPKDALLREYQEEIKKLRALISGQLGSTNLASLLAGQDEASPAVPSRPQSSTTEAEKEKIKEEYERRLAKLQAEYNAEQESKAKLQEDITALRSSYESKLFDLEKARASRGSSVLKNTNRKSSALNKEPSSASSSCTIQVTEEELCHSTEPMCHSTPGDSSLTEPAVPCAAVGVQKDLDGDGLGDSPDITTEGPLDQEHVLERLKQLEQEVVGGEQARNKELQQRHRQRKNLADQRKVQLICALSENSEESENVLLNVYNSIQEEVHAKSQVLVKVQGKLKAAKLEIRDLQAEFEVERNDYLAAIRRLEREGQLLHSLLERMVPLVRRDCNYSNLDRLKKEAVWDEDSATWRLPDVMVQKTTLPSAVAPKLPARRGSAADVGDPFMQVEEDRYKEMLDRSDSENIASSYFKSKRASQLLGREAAKGHAIHSPPLVNGAAHLTVSGSTTNPPVGSRPFRLESLDVPVSNGKVKRKKSKSHIHNEGI, from the exons ATGGGCTCTGAGTCAGTGAAGGTGGTGGTCAGGTGCAGGCCACTCAATGACAGGGAGAAGGCTCTTTGCTCTAAGATGGTGCTGTCCATGGACCTGCACCGCTGTCAGTGCTTCATAGAGAAGCCTGGGGCAGCAGATGAGCCACCCAAACAGTTCACATTTGATGGGACCTACTTTATTGATCAAACTACTGAGCAGATGTACAATGAGATTTCCTATCCCCTGGTTGAG GGTGTCACAGAGGGATACAATGGTACAATTTTTGCCTATGGACAAACTGGAAGTGGGAAGTCGTTCACCATGCAGGGAGTGTCTGAGCCTGCAGCCCAGAAGGGGGTCATTCCACGAGCCTTTGAACACATCTTTGAGAGTATTCAG TGTGCAGAGAATACAAAATTCCTGGTGAGGGCCTCCTACTTGGAAATTTACAATGAAGAAATCCGAGACCTTTTGGGAAGTGACACCAAGCAGAGATTGGAG CTGAAAGAGCATCCAGAGCATGGGGTGTATGTGAGGGACCTCTCCATGCACACTGTGCACAGTGTGGGGGAGTGTGAGAGGATCATGGAGCAAGGCTGGAGAAACCGGGCAGTGGGCTACACACTGATGAACAAAGACTCCTCCCGCTCACACTCCATCTTCACTATCCATTTAGAAATCTGCAgcacag ATGCATCTGGTCAGGACCATCTACGAGCAGGTAAACTCAACCTTGTAGACCTGGCAGGAAGCGAACGTCAGTCTAAAACCGGTGCTACCGGTGAGCGACTCCGCGAGGCCACCAAGATCAACCTCTCCCTCTCGGCCCTGGGGAACGTCATCTCTGCACTGGTGGACGGACGCTCTAAATACATCCCCTACCGGGACTCCAAGCTGACCAGACTGCTGCAGGACTCTCTGGGAGGAAACACACGCACCTTGATGAtcgcctgtctctctcctgcagACAACAACTATGAGGAAAGCCTGAGCACGCTGCGCTATGCCAACCGAGCCAAAAGCATTCAGAACAGGCCACGTATCAATGAGGACCCCAAGGATGCTCTGCTCCGAGAGTATCAGGAGGAGATTAAAAAGTTGCGGGCCCTCATCTCGGGTCAGCTGGGCTCGACTAATCTTGCGT CTCTGCTGGCTGGTCAGGATGAAGCATCTCCCGCTGTTCCTTCAAGGCCACAGTCTAGCaccacagaggcagagaaggagaagattAAAGAG GAGTACGAACGGAGGCTGGCCAAGTTGCAGGCTGAGTATAATGCGGAGCAGGAATCCAAAGCAAAGCTGCAGGAGGACATAACTGCCCTCCGCTCTTCCTATGAATCCAAGCTTTTTGATCTGGAGAAGGCTCGTGCCAGCAGGGGGAGCTCTGTCCTAAAGAATACGAACAGAAAATCATCTGCCCTTAACAAAGAACCTT CATCAGCGAGCTCGAGCTGTACGATACAGGTCACTGAGGAAGAGCTCTGCCACAGCACTGAACCCATGTGTCACAGTACACCCGGAGACTCTTCCCTCACTGAG CCTGCTGTGCCTTGTGCAGCAGTCGGGGTCCAAAAGGATCTAGATGGAGACGGGCTCGGAGACTCACCTGACATCACCACTGAAGGACCTCTGGACCAGGAACATGTACTGGAAAg ACTGAAGCAGCTGGAACAGGAGGTGGTGGGAGGGGAGCAGGCCAGGAAcaaggagctgcagcagaggcaCCGGCAGAGGAAGAACCTTGCTGACCAGAGAAAAGTCCAGCTTATCTGTGCTCTGTCAGAGAACAGTGAGGAGagtgaaaatgtgctgttgAATGTCTACAACTCTATACAGGAAGAGGTTCATGCCAAAAGCCAAGTGTTGGTCAAGGTCCAAGGCAAG CTGAAAGCAGCCAAACTGGAGATCCGTGACCTGCAGGCAGAGTTTGAGGTGGAGAGGAATGACTACCTGGCAGCTATCCGGCGGCTGGAGAGGGAGGGCCAGTTACTGCACAGCCTGTTGGAACGCATGGTGCCCCTGGTGCGGCGTGACTGCAACTACAGCAACCTGGACCGCTTGAAGAAAGAAGCTGTCTGGGATGAGGACAGCGCCACCTGGAGGCTGCCAGATGTGATGGTGCAGAAAACAACACTACCTTCAG CAGTGGCTCCAAAACTTCCAGCCCGCAGAGGTTCGGCTGCTGATGTTGGCGATCCATTCATG caaGTGGAGGAGGACAGGTACAAGGAAATGCTGGACCGCAGTGACAGCGAGAACATCGCCAGCAGCTACTTCAAGTCAAAAAGAGCAAGCCAGCTACTGGGACGTGAAGCTGCCAAGGGACACG CCATCCACTCTCCTCCCCTGGTTAACGGGGCGGCCCACCTCACTGTGAGTGGCTCCACCACAAACCCGCCTGTTGGCTCACGGCCCTTCCGCCTGGAGTCATTAGATGTCCCGGTGTCCAATGGTAAGGTGAAGcgcaaaaaaagcaaatctcACATCCATAATGAGGGGATTTAA
- the kif17 gene encoding kinesin-like protein KIF17 isoform X3, with protein MGSESVKVVVRCRPLNDREKALCSKMVLSMDLHRCQCFIEKPGAADEPPKQFTFDGTYFIDQTTEQMYNEISYPLVEGVTEGYNGTIFAYGQTGSGKSFTMQGVSEPAAQKGVIPRAFEHIFESIQCAENTKFLVRASYLEIYNEEIRDLLGSDTKQRLELKEHPEHGVYVRDLSMHTVHSVGECERIMEQGWRNRAVGYTLMNKDSSRSHSIFTIHLEICSTDASGQDHLRAGKLNLVDLAGSERQSKTGATGERLREATKINLSLSALGNVISALVDGRSKYIPYRDSKLTRLLQDSLGGNTRTLMIACLSPADNNYEESLSTLRYANRAKSIQNRPRINEDPKDALLREYQEEIKKLRALISGQLGSTNLASLLAGQDEASPAVPSRPQSSTTEAEKEKIKEEYERRLAKLQAEYNAEQESKAKLQEDITALRSSYESKLFDLEKARASRGSSVLKNTNRKSSALNKEPSSASSSCTIQVTEEELCHSTEPMCHSTPGDSSLTEPAVPCAAVGVQKDLDGDGLGDSPDITTEGPLDQEHVLERLKQLEQEVVGGEQARNKELQQRHRQRKNLADQRKVQLICALSENSEESENVLLNVYNSIQEEVHAKSQVLVKVQGKLKAAKLEIRDLQAEFEVERNDYLAAIRRLEREGQLLHSLLERMVPLVRRDCNYSNLDRLKKEAVWDEDSATWRLPDVMVQKTTLPSAVAPKLPARRGSAADVGDPFMQVEEDRYKEMLDRSDSENIASSYFKSKRASQLLGREAAKGHAPLLQPSTLLPWLTGRPTSL; from the exons ATGGGCTCTGAGTCAGTGAAGGTGGTGGTCAGGTGCAGGCCACTCAATGACAGGGAGAAGGCTCTTTGCTCTAAGATGGTGCTGTCCATGGACCTGCACCGCTGTCAGTGCTTCATAGAGAAGCCTGGGGCAGCAGATGAGCCACCCAAACAGTTCACATTTGATGGGACCTACTTTATTGATCAAACTACTGAGCAGATGTACAATGAGATTTCCTATCCCCTGGTTGAG GGTGTCACAGAGGGATACAATGGTACAATTTTTGCCTATGGACAAACTGGAAGTGGGAAGTCGTTCACCATGCAGGGAGTGTCTGAGCCTGCAGCCCAGAAGGGGGTCATTCCACGAGCCTTTGAACACATCTTTGAGAGTATTCAG TGTGCAGAGAATACAAAATTCCTGGTGAGGGCCTCCTACTTGGAAATTTACAATGAAGAAATCCGAGACCTTTTGGGAAGTGACACCAAGCAGAGATTGGAG CTGAAAGAGCATCCAGAGCATGGGGTGTATGTGAGGGACCTCTCCATGCACACTGTGCACAGTGTGGGGGAGTGTGAGAGGATCATGGAGCAAGGCTGGAGAAACCGGGCAGTGGGCTACACACTGATGAACAAAGACTCCTCCCGCTCACACTCCATCTTCACTATCCATTTAGAAATCTGCAgcacag ATGCATCTGGTCAGGACCATCTACGAGCAGGTAAACTCAACCTTGTAGACCTGGCAGGAAGCGAACGTCAGTCTAAAACCGGTGCTACCGGTGAGCGACTCCGCGAGGCCACCAAGATCAACCTCTCCCTCTCGGCCCTGGGGAACGTCATCTCTGCACTGGTGGACGGACGCTCTAAATACATCCCCTACCGGGACTCCAAGCTGACCAGACTGCTGCAGGACTCTCTGGGAGGAAACACACGCACCTTGATGAtcgcctgtctctctcctgcagACAACAACTATGAGGAAAGCCTGAGCACGCTGCGCTATGCCAACCGAGCCAAAAGCATTCAGAACAGGCCACGTATCAATGAGGACCCCAAGGATGCTCTGCTCCGAGAGTATCAGGAGGAGATTAAAAAGTTGCGGGCCCTCATCTCGGGTCAGCTGGGCTCGACTAATCTTGCGT CTCTGCTGGCTGGTCAGGATGAAGCATCTCCCGCTGTTCCTTCAAGGCCACAGTCTAGCaccacagaggcagagaaggagaagattAAAGAG GAGTACGAACGGAGGCTGGCCAAGTTGCAGGCTGAGTATAATGCGGAGCAGGAATCCAAAGCAAAGCTGCAGGAGGACATAACTGCCCTCCGCTCTTCCTATGAATCCAAGCTTTTTGATCTGGAGAAGGCTCGTGCCAGCAGGGGGAGCTCTGTCCTAAAGAATACGAACAGAAAATCATCTGCCCTTAACAAAGAACCTT CATCAGCGAGCTCGAGCTGTACGATACAGGTCACTGAGGAAGAGCTCTGCCACAGCACTGAACCCATGTGTCACAGTACACCCGGAGACTCTTCCCTCACTGAG CCTGCTGTGCCTTGTGCAGCAGTCGGGGTCCAAAAGGATCTAGATGGAGACGGGCTCGGAGACTCACCTGACATCACCACTGAAGGACCTCTGGACCAGGAACATGTACTGGAAAg ACTGAAGCAGCTGGAACAGGAGGTGGTGGGAGGGGAGCAGGCCAGGAAcaaggagctgcagcagaggcaCCGGCAGAGGAAGAACCTTGCTGACCAGAGAAAAGTCCAGCTTATCTGTGCTCTGTCAGAGAACAGTGAGGAGagtgaaaatgtgctgttgAATGTCTACAACTCTATACAGGAAGAGGTTCATGCCAAAAGCCAAGTGTTGGTCAAGGTCCAAGGCAAG CTGAAAGCAGCCAAACTGGAGATCCGTGACCTGCAGGCAGAGTTTGAGGTGGAGAGGAATGACTACCTGGCAGCTATCCGGCGGCTGGAGAGGGAGGGCCAGTTACTGCACAGCCTGTTGGAACGCATGGTGCCCCTGGTGCGGCGTGACTGCAACTACAGCAACCTGGACCGCTTGAAGAAAGAAGCTGTCTGGGATGAGGACAGCGCCACCTGGAGGCTGCCAGATGTGATGGTGCAGAAAACAACACTACCTTCAG CAGTGGCTCCAAAACTTCCAGCCCGCAGAGGTTCGGCTGCTGATGTTGGCGATCCATTCATG caaGTGGAGGAGGACAGGTACAAGGAAATGCTGGACCGCAGTGACAGCGAGAACATCGCCAGCAGCTACTTCAAGTCAAAAAGAGCAAGCCAGCTACTGGGACGTGAAGCTGCCAAGGGACACG CTCCTCTCCTTCAGCCATCCACTCTCCTCCCCTGGTTAACGGGGCGGCCCACCTCACTGTGA